The following DNA comes from Lemur catta isolate mLemCat1 chromosome 8, mLemCat1.pri, whole genome shotgun sequence.
CCATATATTTCTTTAACACTGAAAaccaactaaaaacaaaaagttgatttacttaaatagttaacaaaaatttattgcaaGAGATATATTTCACTGAATTTACAGTTTCAAGGAACATGGTACAAAACATAGTGCCATCAGCTTTGTCTAAACATTAAATAGGTGcgaatacacaaaaattaaaaaaaaatcaaagagcatACTTTACAACATAAATTATagtactataaatatattttatgtacattatacaTAGTCTTAAGACATCATTTTAATATACAGCATATATTGTATTGATATTCAAACTATTCAGTgctttaataatattatatataagaaCCTTACGAGTTTATTTGCATCGTTACACTTACAGTAAATGATTTCAAATCAAGGAGGCCATATTTTGGCCAGTTTACTTCCACCAGTTAAAGAGCCAGTTACCCACTTAGATGAACACTTACGTATATAGCAATAGTTTTCACATGGGTATTTTCTTTCCCTGTTATGGTGATGACTAGAAGAGGGGTTGCAGAGGGATGACAGCAGGGTGTGGGGAGAGCAGTGAAGGGAAGAGCGCATGGGGTAAAGGTGGGAAAGCCAGATGGCTGGGATGAAGAACAGAAGCTGGAATGATTGGCATCTGAGGAGGAGCAACAAAAGGCGGCTGGTTCCCAGGACACAGCCTCGGTCCTACTGGTCCGACTGAAATCTGAGGTAAAGATGTTCTGGTGAGAGCTGGGACTTGGGAAAGGAACTGTTGATGTGGCTGAAGCACTTTAAAGGTTCCTGCAGCTGTGGCTGCGGcggcagctgcagcagctgcagcatgCTGCTGCAAAACAGTgtgatggatggtggtgacagaGGTAGAACATAAGGGCTGCTGCAAAGGCAAAGGCTGCAGAGGAGTGCTGGGGGGTGGAAGGGCAGCTGGAGGAAAGGTCAATTTGACCTTGTTGGCCAGCATGTTCGGCTGTATGATGTGGTGGTAGACCTCACATGGTAGATTTTTGAATTTGTCATGGTTTTCTAGTGGGATCAGTAATGTTTGTTCTGGTAAAGCTAATGGAGCCAGGATCTGCTCAGTTGTTACAAAGGTATGACCACTGACATGTGCTTCCTTGAATGGCAATGGTGGTTGTGCGTTAAGGATTCCTGAATTATAACGCAGCCACTCAGTTGATACCTCATTCATCTTTCCTTGTGGAAGGGCCTCAGCCAGTTCATAATGGCAAAGGTATGACTTAGGCGGTGACTGTCTAAAGTTCCTTTCGATATTAGGCACCTTGAAAGGCATATGCTTTTCATTAAGATTTATATTCTCACTTCTTTCTTTGTGTTCGGGCAAGGTATTGTCAATTACTTCTTTTGCTGGGGCACTAGCTACATAGACAGATGTGCTGGGATCATTGGAAAGCTCTGACAATTCACCAGATGCAACCTCCATTCCTAAATGCTCAGTTTCACCATTGGTTTCAGGAGGAAGAGGATCTGTAGGGTGCAAAGTCGGTTTGTTTTTCACGTGATCGGTTTGTTCCGAGTTGCTTTTGACATTTGCAACTTCTTgaggttttgtttcttcttttttgtcttcacTTGTTAACCTATCCAAGTGATTTAAGGGAGAATTTCCTTTCATGGGataatctgtgttttctttgtgttctaaattttcaaattcagtgtaaaatctgcttctttttcttcttcgttTCTTTTTAGGCTTACAGGGAGTAACTGAAGTACTTGGTGGCCTCAAAGATTCTTCTGGTAAATAATTCTGTTGATTCAAACTTTCATCCGAAGAATAAGAATATGAATGTTGTCTACGTTTTCGACGGAATCTTTCTGATTCGTTCATGAGAGAATTGTAACCTCTTTTAACAGCCTGATTCTGACTCAGGCATTTCATGTCATTTTGAAAAACTAAGCATCTGTGATGCTGGCTACAGCTCGACATTTTGGCTTTCCAACAACAGTAAGTTCTGGAGTATGTTAAATTATGTTTCCCAGAATGTATcattgttggatttgattgtCCATTTAAAAGTAGTGTGTTCTTTTTACAGTGGTTTTTAGAACTGATAGCATTGTTATTATTGTATTCGGTATTCTGGGtttcatatatttcttcattttcacttaTGGAGATGGGTGCTGCTTTGGGCCTTTTATCAGGTAACTGATGTGAGTCTAATAATTGCTCTGCAGCTAAACTCTGCTTTCCTGAAATTGGTACCAGTAGGTTTTTCCCAGTTGTGTCAGTGTAACTattctctgtttccattttgCTGTGAGTCTCTGATTCTTTGGTTTTCTGCCCACGATGATGCTGAcatatctttcttctctttttctttcttctgcttttatgGAACCAGTATTCATGAGTATCTTTCAactttattttgttgtatttctcATCTAAAGTGTGCTGTTTTATTTGAGTTTTAGTAAAAttgtacttttctgtttttctgatccTACAGGAACTATTTTTATACTTCTGacccatattttcattttttccagaaTCACAACTATTGGAGAGAATATCATCAGCCAAAAGAGGAGTGACTTGGGTGTACTCATTTCTGCTACCTCCAATTTCATAGTCAGGGAGTCTTGAAATAGGCACATCCTTGCAATCTGAAACTGGTCTCTTGCAAATGTCTTCTTCCTTCTGCTGAGAGTAAAGATCTTTTAAGGgcagcttatttttatttagattacTATTTACTTTAGTGGACTTGAAGTCAAAACATAGAGGATTGCAGCTATAGGAAATTGATGGTTCAGTAGCTGTGTAAACCAGCATTTCTGATGGCCACTGAAGAACTGTTGATCCATGTTTGTTAAGTACAGGTACAAATGGCTTGCATTGCCTTTTATATAAATCTGGTTTTTTATGTAACGTTATATTATCCTCTTCAGTATTTGAAAGGGCCAATGTCTCTggactgtttttattttcaactttaatGGTAGATGTTTCATTATTCTTAACATTTTCCTCTGTGGTAGCTTGGGCAGCTATACAATCAGTAGACATATCAAGAACTATGGATTTATTTCCTAACAACTCAGAACTGTTACCATTCATGGGTGTGTCTTCATTAACAATAACTTCCAGTGGTATTTGATCTGCTACTGGGACTGAATTTTGGCAATTGTCTGCATCAGAAGATAAAGGGAGTTGAAGCtggcaaaatgaagataatagcaATGTATCCTTTTCACTAGAGACTTCTTTTATCTCTTGAGTTTGAGCAGTTTCTTTGCCAGTGTACATTGCCTCTGGTGGATGAAAAGAGTTAGTTTTCTCCTCAGAACTCAAAAGCACATCTGTTGGTGAAGATAGTTGAAGATGACAAGCACTGGGGACAAATCTACTTTTTCTGCTAAATCCTTTTTCCACAGAGGCATCGTCATTGTATTCAGAGAAGGCTGCAGCTGAGGATTCTAGCTTCACGGATGCTTTCtttggaaatgcaaaagaaaagccGATTTTGTGTCTGTGAATTCCCTGGGCTTGATCCCCAAgtgagttatttttttctgtgtaattaTTTGCGCTTTCTGGATCTACAGCAACAGTAGTAACATCTTTAGTATTCTCTTCACTATGAATCAAAGTATATTTGAAATCTTGCTGGTTATTAACTGAATCCACAACAACTTTTTGGGAAATTTCATTACAATTTTCTCTCACAGTAACAGTTGTTGACTTGAACATGGGGCCACTTCCAGGAGCACTacgaaaagaaataaaatatgggtTAAATAGAGCACTTTTCAcgaaaagtagaaaaatacatcttagaaaagtcattaaaatatatttttttcaaattttgaaatctttgtAAGAGAATTACTTTCATATGGTGCAATTGTCTTCTGCAATATCATTTACTTATTGGTTATTTTTGGGATAACTTGGAGGTATTGTCTTGCAGTTACTTTTATAGCTATTAACAGCAATCTCTAAGATATTCCTATGCTCTCAACCAGTGATTCCTAACCAAGATTTTCTACCCCTGTGGCCTCTTCGATGAAATTTGGAGTGCTGTAAAATTCTCtaaggtaaaattattttaattcaggaATACTTAATATCATTGATGCTATATGATAACTATGATGgaagttggaaaaagaaaaaaaaaaaaaagcccttacTCATTACTTCAGAAAAGCAGGGAATTTGGTTTAACAGTTCAATTCAACCCACATTCACTAGGAGTCTGCCAAAGCCCAAACGGTATGCTGCAATGCAAGGGTAACTAAGAGAAAGGAATAGCTTGATGagagtattgagtctttggaAATTGCTAgtctcaatatttaaaattatcctgaagttataaattatattataatatacagTCCATGCAGGATAAGACTATTTACTTAAGATGTGATTTATCTGGCATTATAGCACACCATGAATAGTGAGTTCTTATTAAACAAACTGTAATGAAAATCACATAAATGTAAGAAATCCCTAAATCTTATCCCTCTGCTAACAGtatcatatatgtataaatttgcATGCTATTCTAAAAGTTCAGATTTTTAGAAGttataaatggacaaaaaaatttagttgaatttttatttatctaacaGCTAACACGATTTACTGTTCTATTTCCTTTATCTACTACCAAGTAACAGCACGACTTCCTATTTGCATAGCTTTAGAAACCTGGAACTAATgggaaaattgtgtgtgtgtgtgcctaaaTATATTATGTGAAATATGTGCTCTATACTGAGGACAATAATTTAGATAAGCAGTATTGCTTTTTTGTACATATCTCATTGTACACTTTAGTTCACTTAATatgttataatttacatttataaatgctACTTATAGAGCATTAAATTACATAGGTCCCATGATTTCTATAGTGTATACTTACACTtgtgtaatttttcatttataaccACACAAAGTAAACATATCTGGTCAGTATAACTGAATAGcagttatatttctttctaaCAGTTCCATATGAAtgcataaaaattttactttggaTTTTCCAAATTTGGCATCCCTAGCAATCTTTTGATATAACAACATATGCTGTAATACTACATAGTATAAAACAGATTTGCTATAAAATAgatttgttataaataataagaGAGGTCTTATTTATTGGGGAAACAAAGGACACTTTAAAGACGATATTCTTTTAATCATGTTGCCCTGCTTTGAATTGTAAAATCTGAATTACAACACTGTTCACATCAACATTTGCTCACTGTTAGAAGCAGGTCAAAGTTTAAGAAGTGTGAACTTTTAACAGTCCGGTTATAGTTTATTCACAGTGAAACTAATTTTGATGTGCTTCTCAAATGCATAGGATCTTCTTAATCTTTTTTATCTTAAAGAGACTTTTAAATGAAAGTTACCcaaattttcatttagaaaagtaAGTCTCTTAAAACTCCTTTTGTAAGAAGGATCATGATGTAGTACCTTGCTCTTTTCTTCAGTCAAATGTTTTGAATTTCACCAAGAGATGGGATAGCTTTCAACTAAGATAGCTTAAATAgcaacataatgtaaaatttattttttttattaactaaaattatagtaattttgGCTTTTTATTGAAATGTGCATTAAACAGGTGTTtgcataaaattcaaattcaaattacTGTTTACAGCTATGGAAGGCCATGAAAACGTGTGTGCCTTATTCTTGGTACAGAAATAAACAGATTTGTGCCCTTTATTTCtaatcctccctccctctttttttggTCATGTTTTAAGAACACTTAACATTTCATTGCACACTCACCATACAGTTTCCTTTCTTAGCTCAGCCAGCTTGTGCAGGCGTTGGAGtgccttttcctgttttctttcatctttcctgGATTTAGATGCTACATTTCGAGCAAATTCCCtttgtttcagttctttgagcctctattgaaaaaaatataaaaaatgaccaatattaaaattttatcattgttGAAATTTTCCAATACATCATCACAAGGAAAACACAACATTCATGACAATCCACTTCCAACAAAAGCATTTTCTTGCACGTTGGCTTCTGAAAATGccatattattattacattatagtAAAACTTATATCTATGCCCTAGGTAAATTGAAATTGaaactttcatcttttcttattgattgtTGGCCTGCTAAGTTTTTCATCATGGCTATAAAGTGTTAGAGTCTTATAAACCCCTAATTTTCAAACAAATTCAACTTGCttatgtatttcatttgtttatgatAAATCCCCTTATATTTTGATGTATTCTATATTAGAAAGTTATCTGgtccttttcatattttctaacaGTAAATGTCTTATATTAATCCATAGGGCAAATGATCTCTACTGATGTGATTTAAAACAATGCCTTTTATAAGTATCAGACACATTTCCCAAACAATTCAAGATCTTGGAAGAAATtagtattattttgtaaattttactacattggacattatttttaatctgtaaaaggGGTTTATTTTCTGGGTTGATAGCCAGAAAAAGAGTTTGTCAACTGGAATAGAAATGATAAGTAGCCATATATGTGGTATGACTTAAGAGACACCAAAGTGGACACTTGTCCCAAATATTTTCACTATGGTCTTTCACGAAGGCAGTGTatagttattaaaaatgattaaagtagtatttttttctgatggtTCATGTTGCTATGTAATTGTGATATGTCAGAATTTTAGAAGATGATTATAAGAGAATGAGACATATACTAGTCACATTtaacaaaatgattaaataaagttttaataaatgCCTTATACAAATATGCTAATTTACACCAAGAGATTAGAGTAATGACTGGTATATAAGATGCtcactcaataagtgtttgtttaATTATTACATGAATCACTCAGATTCTCCACATTAGAAATTTtccatctatataaaaaaaagttagttATCCTGATTAAGTAACATTAGACTCCTGGTGACCCAAGAGTGTAGATCTTAATTTCATCTACATAGCATCGTGTAGCTTAAATTGCATATAACATTTACATAAGTTAAGCTTCAAATTATCtctaatattttaattgatgGAATTTATAGAAgatgtatttgtatgtatatatacctatatatctCTATCTATAGCTGTGTGATTATTctaggttattttaaaaaattatacacagatATCTTGAGAGTTCTCATTTGCATTGACATATTTGTACAGAGTTttttcaaagtagaatttagacAAAAGATAGACCATGTCAGAAATGTCTAAAGAGTATCAATATCTCATAGAAAGTAAGATTTTAATATCACTACTTTGATATGACTATTAAAAGtagctataattttataatatgcattaaattatttaattatcttaaaaacaGGTATAGAATTACAGTATAATAGATAATAAAGTTTTACTCCTAAATTTTAGGTATACATAGTCTTggtcatttctatttcttaaaaacttaaagtaacattaatattcattcaacagacaatTATTAAGCACTAGTAATAATCATTGTTAAATGcctgggatttttttaaattaaagaaaatgtttttattttcatagtgtgtacatgtgtgtgagtctgtgagtgtatgtgtgtgggtgtttaTGTGCATTTTGAAGAAATAAGGAGAGAACATACACAGGAGGAGATAACAGCGGTCACTGGTTGAGGTATTCTTACAGTGCCATATAAGGACAGACGGGATGCCCAAAGAATCCCAAGGATGGCTACTTGGGGAAAGTGACATCTGTTCTACATCTCTTAAAGGAAACAAAGAGTTACCCAGAAGAAGAAGGATTGGATATTGGGGATGAGAGGACATATCAGGGAACATAATCCATTTTCTACAAACAGAAATAGGAGATTGTGTATTCTATAATATGCATGTAGAGAATTATGGCTAGAGCATGGTGTGAGTGTGGAAATGATGAGAATCGATAATTATAGGGTATAGCCAAATCATGGGGGACCCTGTCTATCATATGTTTCTATCATATCTCCTTCACTGAGAAATACTGCCTGCTcttgggagaaagagaaattcaATCAAGAGAGGTAACTGGTTTGGATGCTAGAAGGAGGATGCTAAATGAGAATTTGAAAGGAAATAGAACCTAAGTTTTCTGaagtaaatatgtaaaagaattaaagtaccaagtgaaataaaacaaaaaaaacgtTTTAACACTAAAGAAAGAGCTAATCATTAAAGTATTTTTGCTcattatttataagtattttcattttaacaagtaCAGATAAGTTGTTTCTTATTAGCTCTTTTGGGAAGCTGCAGGCaggaaacaagaaagataaactttattatttttaataaaatctttagcATAAAAGttcatttctattat
Coding sequences within:
- the ZNF804A gene encoding zinc finger protein 804A; this encodes MECYYIVISSTHLSNGHFRNIKGVFRGPLSKNGNKTLDYAEKENTIAKALEDLKANFYCELCDKQYYKHQEFDNHINSYDHAHKQRLKELKQREFARNVASKSRKDERKQEKALQRLHKLAELRKETVCAPGSGPMFKSTTVTVRENCNEISQKVVVDSVNNQQDFKYTLIHSEENTKDVTTVAVDPESANNYTEKNNSLGDQAQGIHRHKIGFSFAFPKKASVKLESSAAAFSEYNDDASVEKGFSRKSRFVPSACHLQLSSPTDVLLSSEEKTNSFHPPEAMYTGKETAQTQEIKEVSSEKDTLLLSSFCQLQLPLSSDADNCQNSVPVADQIPLEVIVNEDTPMNGNSSELLGNKSIVLDMSTDCIAAQATTEENVKNNETSTIKVENKNSPETLALSNTEEDNITLHKKPDLYKRQCKPFVPVLNKHGSTVLQWPSEMLVYTATEPSISYSCNPLCFDFKSTKVNSNLNKNKLPLKDLYSQQKEEDICKRPVSDCKDVPISRLPDYEIGGSRNEYTQVTPLLADDILSNSCDSGKNENMGQKYKNSSCRIRKTEKYNFTKTQIKQHTLDEKYNKIKLKDTHEYWFHKSRRKKKRRKICQHHRGQKTKESETHSKMETENSYTDTTGKNLLVPISGKQSLAAEQLLDSHQLPDKRPKAAPISISENEEIYETQNTEYNNNNAISSKNHCKKNTLLLNGQSNPTMIHSGKHNLTYSRTYCCWKAKMSSCSQHHRCLVFQNDMKCLSQNQAVKRGYNSLMNESERFRRKRRQHSYSYSSDESLNQQNYLPEESLRPPSTSVTPCKPKKKRRRKRSRFYTEFENLEHKENTDYPMKGNSPLNHLDRLTSEDKKEETKPQEVANVKSNSEQTDHVKNKPTLHPTDPLPPETNGETEHLGMEVASGELSELSNDPSTSVYVASAPAKEVIDNTLPEHKERSENINLNEKHMPFKVPNIERNFRQSPPKSYLCHYELAEALPQGKMNEVSTEWLRYNSGILNAQPPLPFKEAHVSGHTFVTTEQILAPLALPEQTLLIPLENHDKFKNLPCEVYHHIIQPNMLANKVKLTFPPAALPPPSTPLQPLPLQQPLCSTSVTTIHHTVLQQHAAAAAAAAAATAAGTFKVLQPHQQFLSQVPALTRTSLPQISVGPVGPRLCPGNQPPFVAPPQMPIIPASVLHPSHLAFPPLPHALFPSLLSPHPAVIPLQPLF